One genomic region from Pyrobaculum islandicum DSM 4184 encodes:
- the alaS gene encoding alanine--tRNA ligase, translating to MLSAKVLLNSNFLRKQCPLCKSYFWTRRADQIYCGDQPCVPYGFIGNPPTKTSIESPAELRERFLRFFERNGHVRIKRYPVVARWRDDVYLVGASIYDFQPWVTSGAVPPPANPLVISQPSIRLTDVDKVGRSGRHLTGFEMMAHHAFNYPDKYVYWIDETTQYAYEFFTKELGIPQDEITFKESMWEGGGNAGECFEVLVRGLEVATLVFMHYEVKDGKYVELPLKIVDTGYGLERIYWLLKGTPTIYDAVFSHYLAKVRQKVGIPEPPADIMGRASIYFGQMDPEVIGLDKAYDIIAEKIGVDPKWLREVVRPQEALYVLADHSRTVSWMIADGVIPSNTGAGYLARLLIRRILKNLRVVGIDAPLVELFDMHLAELKREYPEIWAARDLILELVDLEEKKYREVLKSAPAAVKKALEEARRRGRAGLDTDDLVALYDSQGIPPEIVAEVAKSLGAEVKVPDDFYTKLAARHAKREKKPESPLVEMSKVADLPRTRELFYEDSYMRSFKARVLRVIDGRYVVLDQTAFYPEGGGQPADRGVLKFQGGEAKVVDVQRVGHVVVHVVEGQLPPEGAEVVGEIDWERRYSLMKMHTGTHVLIQSIRRVLGPHIWQAGAQKDIPSSRLDVTHYKLPTAEEIAKIEELANKVVQENLPVYVKIMPRNEAEAKYGFILYQGGVVPTREIRVLQIGPDEEPFDIQACGGTHLRSTGEIGLIKIQKVERIADGVVRFVFTTGMHALAYIQELERKLAEAAHIIGGSREEFVESVKKLLQRAEEAERRAKHYAELYAAVVAENLRAEQIGKYRVAVVELNDDELAKHIALAATRRDKDLVLVFVGGDRVTIYTGGVDVTPVVKTLREAGFRGGGSKTFAQGLYKGDIQTLKEALKKALS from the coding sequence ATGCTGTCTGCCAAAGTTCTACTCAATTCGAACTTCCTAAGGAAGCAATGCCCCCTCTGCAAATCCTATTTCTGGACTCGCCGGGCAGACCAAATATATTGCGGAGATCAACCTTGTGTTCCTTACGGCTTCATAGGTAATCCGCCGACTAAGACGTCGATAGAATCGCCGGCGGAGCTACGGGAGAGATTCCTAAGATTTTTTGAGAGAAACGGCCATGTTAGAATAAAGCGGTATCCCGTAGTGGCGAGATGGCGTGATGACGTATATCTCGTCGGCGCCTCAATATACGACTTCCAACCGTGGGTTACCAGTGGCGCAGTACCTCCGCCTGCCAATCCTCTTGTCATTTCTCAACCCTCCATTAGGTTAACAGACGTTGATAAAGTTGGCCGTAGTGGACGCCATTTAACCGGTTTTGAAATGATGGCCCACCATGCATTCAACTACCCAGACAAATATGTGTATTGGATAGACGAGACCACTCAATATGCCTACGAGTTTTTCACAAAGGAGTTGGGGATCCCCCAAGACGAGATAACTTTTAAGGAGTCTATGTGGGAAGGCGGCGGCAATGCTGGAGAGTGTTTTGAAGTATTGGTAAGAGGTCTAGAAGTGGCTACGTTAGTCTTTATGCACTACGAGGTAAAAGACGGAAAATACGTCGAGTTACCGCTAAAGATCGTAGATACGGGATATGGACTTGAGAGAATATACTGGCTTTTAAAAGGAACGCCAACTATATACGATGCAGTCTTTAGCCACTACCTTGCCAAAGTAAGACAAAAAGTAGGTATTCCAGAGCCGCCGGCGGACATAATGGGTAGAGCCTCTATATATTTTGGTCAGATGGATCCCGAGGTTATAGGCTTAGATAAGGCCTATGACATTATTGCAGAGAAAATAGGCGTAGACCCCAAATGGTTGAGAGAGGTGGTGAGACCCCAAGAAGCGCTCTATGTTCTGGCGGACCACAGCAGGACGGTCTCCTGGATGATCGCAGATGGGGTGATCCCCTCTAACACAGGCGCCGGCTACCTGGCGAGGCTGTTGATACGGAGGATACTCAAAAACCTCAGAGTGGTCGGGATAGACGCCCCCCTTGTGGAGCTCTTCGACATGCACCTAGCCGAGCTCAAGAGGGAATATCCCGAGATCTGGGCTGCCAGAGACCTAATTCTAGAGCTTGTAGACCTAGAGGAGAAGAAGTACAGAGAGGTCCTCAAGTCCGCCCCCGCGGCGGTGAAGAAGGCCCTGGAGGAGGCCAGACGCCGCGGCCGCGCTGGGTTAGACACAGATGACCTCGTGGCGCTTTACGACAGCCAAGGCATACCGCCTGAGATCGTGGCCGAGGTGGCCAAGTCGCTGGGGGCAGAGGTGAAGGTGCCCGACGACTTCTACACCAAGCTCGCGGCGAGACACGCCAAGAGGGAGAAGAAGCCGGAGTCCCCCTTGGTGGAGATGAGCAAGGTGGCTGACCTCCCCAGGACGCGGGAGCTCTTCTACGAGGACTCCTACATGAGGAGCTTCAAGGCCAGGGTGCTCCGGGTCATAGACGGGAGATATGTGGTTCTGGACCAGACGGCGTTTTATCCAGAGGGCGGCGGCCAACCGGCGGACAGAGGCGTCTTGAAGTTCCAAGGCGGCGAGGCCAAGGTAGTCGACGTGCAGAGGGTCGGCCACGTCGTTGTACACGTGGTGGAGGGGCAGTTGCCTCCCGAGGGGGCTGAGGTCGTCGGAGAAATAGACTGGGAGAGGAGATACAGCTTGATGAAGATGCACACGGGAACTCACGTCTTGATACAGAGCATAAGGAGGGTGCTCGGCCCTCACATATGGCAAGCAGGTGCTCAAAAGGATATACCCTCCAGCAGGCTAGATGTAACGCATTACAAATTGCCGACAGCTGAGGAAATTGCCAAGATTGAAGAGTTAGCCAATAAAGTAGTTCAGGAAAATCTGCCGGTTTATGTCAAAATTATGCCTAGGAATGAGGCTGAGGCTAAATACGGCTTTATACTATACCAGGGAGGCGTTGTGCCAACAAGAGAAATTAGAGTATTGCAGATCGGACCTGACGAAGAACCCTTCGACATACAGGCGTGCGGAGGGACACATTTGAGATCTACGGGGGAAATAGGCCTTATAAAAATCCAAAAGGTCGAGCGTATTGCAGACGGCGTAGTACGGTTTGTGTTTACAACAGGGATGCACGCCCTTGCCTATATACAAGAACTAGAGCGCAAACTAGCCGAAGCCGCCCATATAATAGGCGGTAGCCGGGAGGAGTTCGTGGAATCTGTGAAAAAACTTCTTCAGAGAGCCGAAGAGGCAGAGAGAAGGGCTAAACACTATGCAGAGCTTTACGCTGCGGTAGTAGCCGAAAATCTAAGGGCAGAGCAAATAGGGAAATACAGAGTGGCCGTTGTGGAGCTTAACGATGACGAGTTGGCTAAACATATAGCCCTAGCGGCTACACGTCGCGACAAAGACCTCGTGCTAGTTTTTGTCGGCGGCGACCGCGTGACTATATATACAGGAGGCGTGGACGTTACGCCGGTAGTTAAAACGCTAAGAGAGGCGGGGTTTAGAGGCGGCGGCTCTAAGACTTTTGCTCAAGGTCTTTACAAGGGCGATATACAGACTTTAAAAGAGGCTTTAAAGAAGGCGTTGTCATGA
- the spt4 gene encoding transcription elongation factor subunit Spt4 — protein sequence MSTRKRTLAGYKACKQCKFVVPEDAKQCPNCGSEEFVYKWRGMIAVIDPAKSCIAKRLGIDKPGIYALELVEE from the coding sequence ATGAGTACGAGAAAGAGAACGCTTGCGGGGTACAAGGCCTGTAAACAGTGTAAGTTTGTAGTGCCAGAAGATGCAAAACAATGTCCCAACTGCGGCTCGGAAGAGTTTGTATACAAATGGCGAGGTATGATAGCAGTCATAGACCCGGCAAAGTCTTGCATAGCGAAGAGACTAGGCATTGACAAGCCAGGGATCTACGCCTTAGAACTCGTCGAAGAGTGA
- a CDS encoding DNA-directed RNA polymerase yields MPFRLVEAEDYVRIPPTEFGKPLEDIALQQLRSKYEGRVLREVGYVVAVLTAKVGREGRIVFGDGGTYHRAVFTMLAYMPLDGEIIEGVVENVREMGMLVRIGPILGFINKIHVMDEPNIFFDASTKSYIGERSKRKISVGDIVRARITGVSFTTPREGTDLLLRVTLTMRMPGLGKMEWIKEKKPAVKKT; encoded by the coding sequence GTGCCATTTAGATTAGTTGAGGCTGAGGACTATGTTAGAATTCCGCCGACAGAATTTGGCAAACCTCTGGAAGATATTGCATTACAACAGCTAAGGAGTAAGTACGAGGGGAGGGTATTAAGAGAGGTGGGTTATGTCGTAGCGGTTCTCACGGCAAAAGTAGGCCGCGAGGGAAGGATAGTATTTGGCGATGGGGGAACCTACCATAGGGCCGTTTTTACAATGCTTGCATATATGCCCCTAGATGGCGAAATTATAGAGGGTGTCGTAGAAAACGTCAGAGAGATGGGGATGTTAGTGAGGATAGGGCCTATTCTTGGTTTTATAAACAAAATACATGTCATGGACGAACCTAACATTTTCTTTGACGCAAGTACAAAGAGCTACATCGGAGAGAGGAGTAAAAGAAAGATAAGTGTTGGCGACATAGTAAGGGCGCGTATCACTGGTGTTAGCTTTACAACGCCTAGAGAGGGGACAGACCTACTTCTCCGTGTTACATTAACAATGCGCATGCCGGGGCTTGGCAAGATGGAATGGATTAAGGAGAAAAAACCGGCTGTCAAAAAGACATGA
- a CDS encoding PIN domain-containing protein: protein MKLVLDTSALIYIIEQRIDVEQLLEHEVYIPTAVEEELRLLATRNRKARVALELLQLLRPKRYNKERPADRAVLETAQELGAVLVTGDSALVKKARALGIPVAKFHKGQLVVY, encoded by the coding sequence GTGAAACTTGTACTTGATACCTCCGCCCTAATATACATAATAGAACAAAGAATTGATGTAGAACAGCTACTAGAACACGAAGTCTATATACCGACAGCTGTTGAAGAGGAGCTAAGGCTTTTAGCAACTAGAAATAGAAAAGCGCGTGTCGCCTTAGAACTTCTACAGCTTCTTAGGCCAAAGCGATATAACAAAGAGAGACCTGCCGACAGAGCTGTGTTAGAAACAGCCCAAGAGCTTGGGGCAGTTTTAGTGACGGGAGATTCTGCACTTGTAAAAAAGGCGAGAGCTCTTGGTATTCCTGTGGCAAAATTTCACAAAGGTCAGCTAGTCGTCTATTAG
- a CDS encoding ATP-binding protein: MIKRICLEKFRAVVNKCIELGQYTLLFGPPNSGKTTFMEAVALLLQSRGEQWLALEGPLLIIHEPEDIHHGGDLRIPFVIEITVGLEEGDIIYGYKYATATNYVEQWVGRDNKLLAKMAKKGERGALLYPVEIDLCTAPYAVMNEDVLITCGAVEDERVRAAERALLSLRIGVKDKFYFISGRRLAAWKYTYETHVDLMPATSVGPEGQFTPHHISRILTQSSYERTREELYTYLHIADVEDVRVGLVKSGRIAMYVKKGGLWTNVYNAGNYTKAVFPILLQLILANEGSVVFIDDIDLAVPSDKAEPLVSTVLEIAKKRKLQLVMAARDPAFAKIAHKLGVQTTAL; this comes from the coding sequence ATGATTAAGCGTATATGTTTAGAAAAATTCCGCGCCGTAGTCAACAAATGCATCGAATTGGGGCAATACACTTTACTCTTTGGCCCTCCCAACTCTGGCAAGACTACATTTATGGAAGCCGTAGCGCTTTTACTACAAAGCCGTGGAGAACAGTGGCTAGCGTTAGAGGGCCCCCTCTTAATTATCCATGAGCCCGAGGATATACACCACGGCGGCGATTTAAGGATTCCCTTTGTTATAGAGATTACTGTCGGATTAGAAGAAGGCGATATAATTTACGGTTATAAATACGCCACGGCAACAAATTATGTAGAACAGTGGGTTGGCAGAGACAATAAACTTTTGGCTAAGATGGCAAAAAAAGGTGAAAGAGGCGCTCTCTTATATCCTGTAGAGATAGATCTTTGTACAGCGCCATATGCCGTTATGAACGAAGACGTATTAATCACATGTGGCGCCGTGGAGGACGAGCGCGTCCGTGCGGCTGAAAGAGCGCTCTTAAGTCTCCGGATAGGGGTAAAAGACAAGTTCTACTTTATCAGTGGGAGGAGACTGGCGGCGTGGAAGTATACATATGAAACACATGTAGACTTGATGCCGGCTACAAGCGTTGGTCCGGAGGGTCAGTTTACTCCACACCATATATCTCGTATTTTGACGCAATCGTCCTATGAGAGAACTAGAGAAGAGCTTTATACTTATCTACATATTGCAGATGTAGAAGATGTACGAGTTGGGCTTGTAAAAAGCGGGAGAATAGCTATGTATGTAAAAAAGGGCGGTCTTTGGACAAATGTCTACAACGCTGGAAATTATACCAAGGCAGTGTTTCCAATTCTCCTCCAGTTAATTTTAGCAAACGAAGGCTCCGTTGTGTTTATCGACGATATAGATTTGGCAGTTCCCAGTGATAAAGCCGAGCCTTTAGTATCTACAGTGCTAGAGATAGCTAAGAAACGAAAACTCCAGTTAGTTATGGCAGCCAGAGATCCAGCCTTTGCAAAAATTGCGCATAAGCTTGGCGTTCAAACGACAGCTCTGTGA
- a CDS encoding HIT family protein — MDFQVIYAPWRYRYIQNLGRDECFLCKAAKEIERDDENLVPARGRHVFAILNKYPYTWGHVMVAPYRHISQFEELDYNEWVEMIQMAKKLVHALRKVVGARDFIIGLNIGRAAGAGLEGHLHLHIIPRDKMVEVEELSQALVKLTRELRETL, encoded by the coding sequence GTGGATTTCCAGGTGATATACGCTCCCTGGCGCTATAGGTACATACAGAATTTAGGAAGGGACGAATGTTTCCTATGTAAAGCGGCTAAAGAAATCGAAAGAGACGACGAAAATTTAGTACCAGCGAGAGGGAGACACGTCTTTGCTATACTCAATAAATACCCCTACACTTGGGGCCATGTGATGGTGGCGCCGTATAGACATATTTCACAATTTGAAGAACTGGACTACAACGAGTGGGTTGAGATGATTCAGATGGCGAAGAAATTGGTGCACGCCCTGAGAAAAGTCGTAGGGGCTAGAGACTTTATAATTGGGCTAAACATCGGCAGAGCAGCAGGCGCTGGGTTAGAGGGCCATCTACACCTCCACATAATCCCCCGAGATAAGATGGTGGAGGTTGAGGAGCTATCTCAGGCTCTTGTTAAACTTACTAGAGAGTTGAGAGAGACGTTATGA
- a CDS encoding sugar phosphate nucleotidyltransferase, giving the protein MAESGIILAGGFATRLRPLSYTKPKPLFPVLGRPVLDWVIEKVAEVTEPVISARYLSNIIKNYVAARWGDRVRVIEEDKPLGDGGAVINVVKSLGLRGPIIVANGDVFTDLSVKSLWEYHKRSGAAVTIALIEVPPDEISRFGIAVLDERGHIKRFVEKPREPIGSNLANAGFYIFEPEAVKEFPESNSGEVKIAKHIIPRLMEKFDIYGYIHRGLWFDIGTYNDYLKANFAALDNCKFCSPEVPGVKIIPPVYMGEGVVIGPGSVIGPYAVIGARSKLGPYVRVKESVLMEGVVAEAGAYIYRSIVGEGVVLGKWVRLIEAVVADGVYVKDEVYVGRGAAVGPNREVEQDVKDGEILP; this is encoded by the coding sequence GTGGCTGAGAGTGGCATTATTTTAGCCGGTGGTTTTGCCACTAGATTGAGACCGCTCAGTTATACAAAGCCTAAACCGCTTTTCCCCGTCCTGGGGAGGCCCGTGCTTGACTGGGTAATTGAGAAAGTTGCCGAAGTTACAGAGCCTGTGATATCTGCAAGATATCTGTCTAACATAATCAAAAACTACGTGGCCGCCAGATGGGGAGATAGAGTGAGAGTTATAGAGGAGGATAAGCCGTTGGGCGATGGCGGTGCTGTTATAAATGTAGTTAAAAGTCTCGGCTTAAGAGGCCCTATTATTGTGGCTAATGGCGATGTTTTTACAGACCTCTCTGTAAAAAGCCTATGGGAATATCATAAGAGGTCTGGCGCCGCGGTGACTATAGCACTAATTGAGGTACCTCCCGATGAAATAAGCAGATTTGGCATAGCGGTATTAGATGAGAGAGGCCACATCAAGAGATTTGTAGAGAAGCCCAGAGAGCCTATTGGAAGCAACTTAGCTAATGCCGGCTTTTACATCTTCGAGCCCGAGGCAGTGAAAGAATTTCCCGAGTCAAACTCCGGAGAGGTGAAAATAGCCAAACACATAATTCCACGCCTCATGGAAAAATTCGACATATATGGTTATATACACCGGGGGTTGTGGTTTGACATTGGAACTTACAACGACTATCTAAAGGCTAATTTCGCAGCGCTTGACAATTGTAAATTCTGTAGTCCAGAGGTGCCCGGTGTGAAAATTATACCGCCTGTCTATATGGGAGAAGGCGTTGTAATAGGGCCTGGAAGCGTGATAGGGCCTTACGCAGTTATTGGAGCCAGGAGTAAGTTAGGGCCCTATGTCCGTGTTAAGGAAAGTGTTCTAATGGAGGGGGTTGTGGCCGAAGCGGGGGCGTATATCTACCGCTCTATTGTAGGTGAAGGCGTTGTTTTAGGCAAGTGGGTGCGCTTAATAGAGGCTGTAGTAGCGGACGGCGTTTATGTCAAAGACGAAGTATATGTAGGCCGGGGCGCTGCGGTGGGGCCGAATAGAGAGGTAGAACAGGATGTAAAAGATGGAGAGATTTTACCCTAG
- a CDS encoding BtpA/SgcQ family protein has protein sequence MLIGVLHLLPVDDPNYLDHAVRNARRLEEAGVDAILVENFYDAPFKPKADFKTAIAVTVAIRDVIHTVSVPVGVNLLRNACRKAAVIARYTGARFIRCNAYTDIVLSESGILLPEAPYVKGVKTLADVHVKHGVSLYPPTLAEAVEVASTRAKPDAIVITGRKTGEPPDPVELATARAYTDLPVLAGSGICFNTLALLKIVDGAIVGTCLKEGKEVDLEKAKKFVQNARAVLKPKRPLLLG, from the coding sequence ATGCTAATAGGAGTCTTACACCTACTTCCAGTAGACGACCCCAATTATTTAGATCACGCAGTTAGAAACGCCAGGAGGTTAGAGGAGGCTGGGGTAGACGCCATATTAGTTGAAAATTTCTATGACGCCCCATTTAAACCCAAGGCAGACTTCAAAACCGCTATTGCTGTGACAGTAGCTATAAGAGATGTGATACATACGGTATCAGTCCCCGTCGGGGTGAATCTTCTGAGAAACGCTTGTCGCAAGGCAGCGGTTATAGCTAGATACACAGGTGCCCGCTTTATACGTTGCAACGCCTATACAGACATAGTTCTCTCCGAATCTGGCATATTACTCCCAGAGGCCCCTTATGTTAAAGGAGTAAAAACGCTGGCTGATGTACACGTAAAACACGGCGTGTCGCTGTATCCTCCGACACTAGCAGAAGCCGTAGAAGTAGCGTCGACAAGAGCGAAGCCTGACGCTATTGTAATAACTGGCAGAAAAACAGGCGAACCGCCAGACCCTGTGGAGCTTGCGACTGCAAGAGCTTACACCGACCTTCCAGTGTTAGCTGGTAGCGGCATCTGTTTTAATACATTAGCCCTATTGAAAATTGTAGATGGAGCAATAGTGGGGACTTGTCTAAAAGAGGGGAAGGAGGTGGATCTAGAGAAGGCCAAAAAGTTTGTTCAGAACGCCAGGGCGGTACTAAAACCTAAGAGACCGCTATTGCTAGGGTAA
- a CDS encoding M48 family metallopeptidase translates to MDAVEILYFLRNKYKSSSFKTALVGTYKEGRYVDPPLLRTDAYLLFVPLALSIFPIFLTKEIISQWIAGITIIILTYLALYIYLRRGCFVPDEVRVLKTNHGDVEYLRRNKLEILENPSLLSDDYEIYYVRPNVCVTRDKKANAFTLDGPGGPIMYFTTGLFARLEPEELQAVLEHEMGHIKYKHTYKLLAFLAAEYTLRLPLVHLVYAKYSILLLAVHMIGATFLFTALLQAFEFEADRHAAMKDRNRLIAALVKLDWNGIVESVINPLAARLTLLARTHPLTIDRIRKLNALPN, encoded by the coding sequence GTGGATGCGGTTGAAATACTGTACTTCCTGCGTAACAAGTATAAAAGCAGTAGCTTTAAGACAGCACTGGTAGGCACTTATAAAGAGGGTAGATATGTTGACCCTCCCTTGTTGAGAACAGATGCATACTTGTTGTTTGTCCCGTTGGCATTGTCAATATTTCCAATTTTCCTAACAAAAGAGATAATATCGCAGTGGATCGCAGGCATTACTATCATAATCCTGACGTATTTAGCTCTATATATATACCTAAGGAGAGGCTGTTTTGTACCTGATGAAGTTAGAGTTTTGAAGACTAACCATGGAGATGTAGAGTATCTTCGGAGAAATAAGCTAGAGATATTAGAAAACCCCTCTCTGTTGTCAGACGATTATGAGATATACTACGTGCGGCCAAATGTATGTGTAACACGTGATAAAAAGGCAAACGCCTTCACTTTAGATGGCCCAGGAGGGCCGATTATGTATTTTACCACTGGCCTTTTTGCAAGACTCGAGCCAGAGGAGCTTCAAGCGGTGCTGGAACATGAAATGGGACATATAAAGTATAAACATACATATAAGTTACTGGCTTTTTTAGCAGCTGAGTACACTCTAAGACTCCCCTTGGTACATTTAGTATATGCTAAATACTCAATTCTTTTATTAGCTGTCCATATGATAGGCGCAACATTTTTATTTACCGCATTATTACAAGCTTTTGAATTTGAAGCAGATAGACATGCAGCCATGAAAGATAGGAACCGCCTAATTGCCGCGTTGGTAAAACTAGACTGGAATGGAATTGTTGAATCTGTAATTAACCCACTTGCGGCTCGATTGACACTTCTAGCTAGGACACACCCTCTTACGATAGATAGAATTAGGAAGTTAAATGCGCTTCCTAACTAG
- a CDS encoding helicase C-terminal domain-containing protein, with protein sequence MRILLNAPPGYGKSRAIAKIAAQKRRALIFVRSHLEGLQMARYVEEYGGSAGLLFGRKTLCPFGAENLLQCLKLREVGVCRAKSRRLEKPAFDIDEIYKQGACPYEVLHVSGRHNNVIILPIAYISKISNIVAISDLFEEVDFVALDEVHNLLTTVSVQDDELYSKQYCVADETPICLVLPLIGELVKKTKSLLAASASVLRHFSQIFTYFLNARFVEIEKIPGIENLEIDLIPAKIRYNTRTKSRYVELVTREVKRVYQEYGQVIVFFPNKELAMYYLSKMSDLPVSDQPLGDINHVIVTYYGSPISEGINLNVKAGVFVGFPIPNIKSRELWLKIKILYRLGFNGYKYGILFTAVNHIVQAVGRVLRDLNRERKYILFIDDRYIKYKHLLPRYLSQTLRP encoded by the coding sequence GTGAGGATACTTCTCAATGCGCCGCCTGGCTACGGCAAATCTAGAGCTATAGCGAAAATTGCAGCGCAGAAACGGCGGGCCTTGATATTTGTTAGAAGCCATCTAGAAGGGCTCCAGATGGCTAGATATGTCGAAGAATACGGCGGTAGTGCTGGGCTACTATTTGGCAGAAAGACTCTTTGTCCATTTGGGGCTGAGAACCTACTGCAATGTTTAAAACTAAGAGAGGTGGGCGTATGTAGGGCTAAGTCGCGGAGACTTGAAAAACCAGCTTTTGACATAGACGAAATTTATAAACAGGGGGCATGTCCCTATGAGGTTTTACATGTCTCAGGTAGACACAATAACGTAATTATCCTTCCCATTGCCTATATTTCGAAGATCTCTAATATTGTAGCTATAAGCGATTTATTCGAAGAGGTAGACTTCGTAGCTCTCGATGAAGTGCATAATTTACTTACAACAGTGTCTGTACAAGACGACGAACTGTATTCAAAGCAGTATTGTGTAGCTGACGAGACACCAATATGTCTTGTCTTGCCTTTAATAGGCGAACTTGTAAAAAAGACTAAAAGTCTATTAGCTGCCAGTGCTTCAGTTCTACGGCACTTTTCTCAAATTTTTACATATTTTCTCAATGCACGCTTTGTTGAAATAGAAAAAATTCCAGGTATTGAAAACTTAGAGATAGACCTTATACCAGCTAAAATACGTTATAACACAAGAACAAAGAGCAGATACGTAGAATTAGTGACAAGAGAGGTGAAACGTGTATATCAGGAATATGGTCAAGTTATCGTATTTTTCCCTAATAAAGAACTCGCCATGTATTATCTTTCAAAAATGAGCGACTTGCCAGTGTCTGACCAACCTCTTGGCGATATAAACCACGTCATAGTAACATATTACGGTAGCCCAATTTCAGAAGGTATAAATCTAAATGTCAAGGCTGGTGTTTTTGTTGGTTTCCCAATACCTAATATTAAGTCTAGAGAATTGTGGTTAAAGATAAAAATACTATACCGACTTGGTTTTAATGGGTATAAATATGGCATATTATTCACTGCGGTAAACCACATAGTACAAGCAGTTGGGAGGGTATTAAGAGATTTAAACAGAGAGAGAAAATACATTCTCTTTATAGACGATAGATATATTAAATACAAACATCTACTTCCTCGGTATCTTTCGCAAACTCTTCGGCCTTAA
- the surE gene encoding 5'/3'-nucleotidase SurE, protein MKIVVTNDDGPNTSLLELLVEALKSAGHSVVVVVPERPRSAAGLARTYHKPLRVRKFGNYYVVNGFPADAVFLALKLITPDADLILSGINTGENIGIEATYGSGTVGAAIQGGVLGVRSLAISMELGGDVKFATKVAVEMVETSALIPRDVLAISINIPSKWRGGLYCVRKIARTVYKEKLYEGIDPRGERFYWRWGPRSESFEPDTDAYYFYVERGVTVLGISESGVADVGNFGRELGTKIGAKQIYC, encoded by the coding sequence GTGAAAATCGTGGTTACAAATGACGACGGACCTAATACCTCTCTCCTAGAGTTGTTAGTAGAGGCATTAAAATCAGCTGGACATTCTGTTGTTGTAGTAGTGCCAGAGCGGCCTAGGTCTGCTGCCGGTTTAGCCAGGACATACCACAAGCCTCTTAGGGTTAGAAAATTTGGCAACTACTATGTAGTCAATGGCTTTCCTGCAGACGCCGTATTTCTCGCACTTAAACTTATAACTCCTGACGCAGATCTAATACTCTCCGGTATAAATACTGGTGAAAATATAGGAATAGAGGCAACATATGGCAGTGGCACAGTGGGGGCGGCTATACAAGGGGGTGTGCTCGGCGTACGCTCACTAGCTATTTCAATGGAATTGGGTGGCGATGTTAAATTTGCCACAAAAGTTGCTGTAGAAATGGTAGAGACATCGGCTTTAATACCAAGAGATGTGCTGGCAATAAGTATAAACATACCTAGCAAGTGGAGAGGCGGGCTATACTGCGTTAGAAAAATAGCAAGGACAGTCTATAAAGAAAAGCTTTACGAAGGAATAGATCCCAGGGGGGAGAGGTTCTATTGGCGTTGGGGTCCGCGTTCTGAGAGTTTTGAGCCAGATACAGACGCATACTACTTCTATGTTGAAAGAGGAGTGACAGTACTGGGGATTTCGGAATCAGGTGTTGCGGATGTGGGAAACTTTGGGAGAGAACTTGGAACTAAGATAGGAGCAAAACAAATATACTGCTAG
- a CDS encoding DUF5658 family protein, with product MWRIKTMAYVFAASAALDVLTTAVGLTMGFVELNPLFAGAPWLGIAFNVVLVVALVHIAERYIH from the coding sequence GTGTGGCGGATTAAGACGATGGCATATGTCTTCGCCGCGTCGGCCGCTCTCGACGTTTTGACAACGGCGGTTGGACTAACCATGGGCTTTGTCGAGTTGAACCCGCTCTTTGCCGGCGCGCCGTGGCTCGGCATAGCGTTTAACGTTGTGTTGGTCGTCGCCCTGGTCCACATAGCGGAGAGATACATACACTAA